One Calonectris borealis chromosome 16, bCalBor7.hap1.2, whole genome shotgun sequence DNA window includes the following coding sequences:
- the RPS15A gene encoding small ribosomal subunit protein uS8, whose amino-acid sequence MVRMNVLADALKSINNAEKRGKRQVLIRPCSKVIVRFLTVMMKHGYIGEFEIIDDHRAGKIVVNLTGRLNKCGVISPRFDVQLKDLEKWQNNLLPSRQFGYIVLTTSAGIMDHEEARRKHTGGKILGFFF is encoded by the exons ATGGTGCGCATGAATGTTCTAGCCGATGCTCTCAAAAGCATCAACAATGCAGAGAAACGTGGGAAACGCCAAGTTCTCATTAGGCCGTGCTCCAAAGTAATCGTCCGGTTTTTAACTGTGATGATGAAACACG GTTACATTGGTGAATTTGAGATAATTGATGATCACAGAGCTGGGAAGATTGTTGTCAATCTCACAGGCAGACTCAACAAG TGTGGTGTAATCAGTCCCAGATTTGATGTTCAGCTGAAGGATTTGGAAAAGTGGCAGAACAACCTACTGCCTTCACGTCAGTTTGG GTACATTGTACTGACGACCTCAGCTGGCATCATGGACCATGAGGAGGCTAGGCGAAAACACACAGGAGGCAAAATCCTGGGAttctttttctaa